The genomic DNA AGGACAATACTTTTGGAGTAAATGCTTTCTATTTACCAACAGAAAACTCGAAGTTAGAAGCTAGTTTTAGCAGTCTTTATGAGTACCGATTTGGTGGAGAAATTGTTGATAAACCAGCATTTTTGGCAAACCAATCTGAGGAAAGAACGCACAACGTAAAAATGGGAAGTTTAGATTATCAAATAAATTTTGAAAGAAGTTCGCTTATTTTCTATTACGGTGGTCAACGAACTGATCGTGATCATTACACAGGTATTATTCCAGATGATGCAACAGAAAAACAAGAATTTTTCGCTGCGCCTCCTTACGGAATTTCAGAGGTTGTTACACATCAAGGTGGAACGCAATTCAATTATGGTTTTGATAAGTTTTTAGGCGGAAAAACAGTTCTTACAGGTGGTTTAGAATATATGTATGATGATGTTTTAGATGAAATCGAGTCATACAATTATCTTATCGATCAAACTACAAAGACGTTAGGCGCTTTTGTACAAAATGATTGGGATATTTCAGAAAAAGTGAACTTTCTAACGGGTTTCCGTATCGACAAGCACAACTTGGTAGAGCACGCAATTTTTAGTCCTAGAGTATCACTTTTGTATAAATTAAAAGAAACAACACAGTTTCGTTTAGGTTGGGGTACTGGTTTTAGAGCACCACAAGCTTTTGATACCGATTTACATATTGCTTTTGCAGGTGGTGGCGTTTCTAGAATTTCTTTAGCTGATGATTTAATTGAAGAACGTTCTAATAGTTATACCGCTTCTGTAAATTATGATAAAGCAACAGAGCACTTTATTGCTGGTTTTACAGTTGAAGGTTTTTATACCCATTTAGATGATGCATTTTATCAATTTCCTTTAGGTAAAGATCAATTTGGAGAGCGTTTTGAAAAAAGAAATGGAAGTGGAGCTACAGTGAAAGGAATCACTTTAGAGACACGTGCAAATTTTGACTATGTGGTAGAATTAGAAGCAGGTTTTACAGTACAGTCTAGTTTATTTGATGATAGTGTAGAAAATATTGAAGGCTTACCTTTAAAAAGAGAATTTTTACGTACTCCAAATAATTATGGTTACGCAACACTTACTTACACACCAATTAAAAAATTAGCAATTAGTGCAAACTTATTATATACTGGTAAAATGGATATTATTCACTTTGCTGGAGGCAATACAGGACAAACTGTAGATGAATATGATGTTACACCAAACTTTACGGAATTAAGTTTACGTGGAAGCTATACTTTTGAAATGGAAAAATTAAAAACAGGATTTGAACTTTTTGGTGGGATAAAAAATGTAACCGATAGCTATCAAAATGATTTTGATACTGGTAAAAACCGTGATAGTAATTATGTATATGGTCCAGCAGCGCCACGTACATATTTTGTAGGAGTAAAAATTAGTTCACTATAATATTTTGAAATTGACAAAATTATTTATTTTAAGTCTGTTTGTTTTATTAATAACTAACACCGCTTTTTCACAAAATGAAAAAGCGGTTAGTTGGTTAAGTTTTCAGCAATTAGAAGATTCACTTTTAATAAAACCTAAAAAAGTTTTTATTGATTTCTATGCAGACTGGTGCAGTCTTTGTATTAAAATGCAGCAGGATGTTTTTACAGATAAAAAAGTGATAGCACTTTTAAAAAAAGAATTCTATGCCGTAAAAATGGATGCAGAAACAAAAGATACAATTACATTCGGAGGTCAAAAATTTATTAATGAACGCATCAATAAAAGAAACCCAATACATCAAATTCCTTTATTAATGGCAAGAAAAAAGAACAAACCATTTTCTTTACCAGCAATTGTTTTGATGGATAAAAATTTTAAACCAACAGCTAGATATTTTCAATATTTAAATGTTGAACAGCTTATTAAAGTTTTATCGCAATAAAAAAAATAATTGCCTACCCAACAACTACAATTTTAAACATAAATTCTGAAAGAGATGCACAAGAAGTAGTGGCTTTACAATAGTAAAAAGATGCAACGTAAGTGTTAACTACCTATAAAATTAATTTTCCCAAATTCTTTGGTTGCTAGATCTACCACCAAAACTATACACTAAACCTGCAGAAGGGTAAATATGAGATTTCTGACTTTCGAATCTAGATTCAGAAAATTTATACATTAATTGCAGATTTAAACCATAGTTAGCGTTAAACCAAAAAGTAGATCCTGCACCAAAATTTAAGGTTGGTGTAAACCGCACTGCATCTATAAAACTACCTCCAATTAAAATATAAGGAACCACATTATCTCTAGAAGTACCGAAATCATAACGTAAAGCTCCATCAAAAGTGGTGTATTTTTGGTTATCACCAACTGCTGTTGCAAAACCAGCATCTAAAACTAAACTTTTAAAGATATATCTAGAAACATTAAATCGAGGAGACTGATATGCCAGTTGACCACCAACAACTCTACCATCTTGTAAAGAGTATTTTGCACCTGCAATACTAATTCCTGCAGTCCATTTTTGCACTTCGCTTTGAGCCTTTATTTGAATTGTAAAAACAAATAGAAAGAATATAATTAGGGCTTTAATTTTCATATTTATAGGTAGTTAGTTGAATAATAAGAACTAATAATGGGTAAATATATTGTAATCTTTAATAAAACAAAACAGTTAATGGGTTTTTATTGATTTACATCTTACATTTGCACAAAACTTAGCACGTTGAGCAAGCAGAACATTGTAAATCAATATCAAACATCTGAGAACGTTTCGCAGATTATTACACAGCTTCAACAAGAACAAAACCATTTTCAAATATCTAATTTGGTGGGTTCTTCGTTGTCTTTTGTTGTTTCAGAAACTTTTAAAAAAGCAGATAAGCCCTACCTTTTAATTTTTAATGATAAGGAAGAAGCTGCTTATTATTTAAATGATTTAGAGCAGCTTTTAGGAGAAAAAAATGTACTTTTTTACCCGGGTTCTTACCGAAGGCCTTATCAAATTGAAGAAACCGACAATGCGAATGTTTTATTGCGTTCTGAAGTTTTAAACAGAATCAACTCTAGAAAAAAACCTGCTGTAATTGTAACGTATCCAACGGCTCTTTTTGAGAAAGTAGTAACAAAAAAAGAGTTAGAAAAAAACACGTTAAAAGTTGCTGTTGGTGAAAGCTTATCGTTAGATTTTGTGAACGAAGTTTTATTTGAATACAAATTTAGACGTGTAGATTTTGTTACAGAACCAGGAGATTTCTCCGTACGTGGAGGAATTATTGATGTATTTTCATTTTCTAATGATGAACCCTACAGAATTGAATTTTTTGGAGATGAGATCGATAGTATTCGTTCTTTTGATGTAGAAACTCAACTTTCTAAAGAGAAATTGAAAAAGGTTTCTGTAATGCCAAATGTTGAAAATAAAACATTGCAAGAAAATAGAGAGAGCTTCTTAAAATACATCTCACCTAAAACAGTAATATTCACTAAAAACAGGAATTTATTAGTTGGTAATTTAGATAAATTCTTCGAAAAGGCAGAAGAAGCGTTTCATGATTTATCTAAAGAAATAAACCATTCAAAACCTTCTGAACTTTTTTGTGATGGTGCCTTTATAGAAAATCAATTACAAGATTTTACGTTGGTTGACGTAGGAAGTCAAGATCAGAAAGATTCAAAAATTATTTTCAACACGATTCCACAGCCTTCTTTTAACAAGCAATTTAATTTATTAATTGATAATTTAACGGAATATCACAAAGGAGGTTTCACCAATTATATATTCTGCGCTAACGAGCAACAAGCACAACGTTTTCATGATATTTTCGATGACTCTGAACAAGAAGTGCATTATGAAACTGTTGTCTTTCCTTTATATCAAGGTTTTGTAGATGTAGATAATAAATTGGTTTGTTATACAGATCATCAAATCTTCGAACGTTACCATAAATTCAGATTGAAGAACGGCTACGCTAAAAAGCAAGCAATCACACTTCAAGAATTAAACAAATTAGAAATTGGAGATTATGTAACCCACATGGATCATGGAATTGGAAAATTTGGTGGTTTACAAAAAATAGATGTTCAAGGAAAAAAACAAGAAGCTATTAAATTGGCTTATGGGGAAAGAGATATCTTATATGTAAGTATTCACTCTTTACACAAGATTTCTAAATTCAATGGAAAAGATGGCAAACCTCCTAAAATATACAAATTAGGTTCTGGTGCTTGGAAGAAAATCAAACAAAAAACAAAAGCAAGAGTTAAACATGTTGCATTTAATTTAATTCAATTATACGCGAAAAGAAAGCTTCAAAAAGGTTTTGCATTTGGGCCAGATACTCATATACAGCATGAATTAGAAGGAAGTTTTATGTATGAAGACACGCCAGATCAATTTACTTCTACACAAGATGTAAAAAACGATATGGAAAAAGAACAACCCATGGATAGATTGGTCTGTGGTGATGTTGGTTTTGGTAAAACAGAAGTTGCAGTAAGAGCAGCTTTTAAAGCGGTAGACAATGGAAAGCAAGTCGCAATTTTAGTACCCACAACTATATTGGCTTTTCAGCATTACAAAACTTTTACAGAAAGGTTAAAAGACTTCCCTATTAAGATTGATTATTTAAATAGGTTTAGAACTGCAAAACAAAAAACAGAAGCCATAAATGGTGTAAATGATGGCTCTGTAGATATTATTATTGGTACGCATCAATTAACAAATCAGCGTATAAAATTTAAAGATTTAGGATTATTAATTATTGATGAAGAACAGAAATTTGGTGTTGCTGTAAAAGATAAATTAAAAACCTTAAAAGAAAATGTAGACACATTAACGCTAACTGCAACTCCAATTCCTAGAACGTTACAATTTAGTTTAATGGCAGCAAGAGATTTGTCTGTAATTAAAACACCACCACCAAACAGACACCCAATAGAAAGTAATGTGATTCGTTTTGGCGAAGAAACAATTAGAGATGCCATTTCTTATGAAATTTCTAGAGGAGGACAAGTTTTCTTCATTCATAATAGAATAGAAAATATAAAAGAAGTTGCAGGCTTAATCCAAAGATTAGTTCCTACTGCTAAGGTTGGCATTGGCCACGGACAAATGGAAGGTAAAAAACTAGAGGGATTAATGCTCAGTTTTATGAATAATGAATTTGATGTCTTGGTTTCTACCACCATTATAGAAAGTGGTTTAGATGTACCCAATGCAAATACTATTTTTATTAATAATGCGAATAATTTCGGACTTTCCGATTTGCACCAAATGCGTGGTAGAGTTGGGCGATCTAATAAAAAAGCATTCTGTTATTTTATAACACCACCGTATCATATGATGACGGATGATGCTAGAAAACGTATCGAAGCATTGGTACTGTTCTCTGATTTAGGAAGCGGAATTAACATTGCTATGAAAGATTTAGAAATTCGTGGTGCTGGAGATTTATTAGGTGGTGAACAGAGTGGTTTTATAAATGATATTGGGTTTGACACCTATCAAAAAATATTACAAGAAGCCATTGAAGAATTAAAGGAAAATGAATTTAAAGACTTATACCCAACAGACAATACGAAGCCAAAAGAATTTGTAAAAGAAGTAACTATAGATACTGATTTTGAAATTTTATTTCCAGATGATTATGTAAATTCTGTTACAGAACGCTTGAGCTTATATAACAAATTATCTGATTTGGAAGGCGAAAAAGAACTACAGGTTTTTGAATCAGAAATTATAGATCGTTTTGGCGAAATACCTAATGAAGTGAATGATTTATTAGATTCGGTAAGAATTAAATGGTTGGCAAAAGAATTAGGTTTAGAGAAAATTATTCTAAAACAAAAAAGAATGATTGGTTATTTTGTTGAGAATCAACAAAGTGATTTTTACCAAACAGAAGCATTTTCTAGAATGTTAAAATACGTTCAAAACAACGGTAAAAGCTGTGTAATGAAAGAGAAAGAAACTAAAAATGGCTTGCGTTTATTAATCACTTTTATTAGAATCGACAGCGTAAAAACGGCCTTAAATATTTTACAAAAAATATAGATTACTTTGTCTGTTTGAGCGCAGTCGAGAGCTTATTCTTTAACATAAAATAAAACCTTAACTGCGCTCGAGCAAACATTTTTACAATCAATGGAAAACTCACACACAAAGAATTTATCGGTTTTACTGCTAGCAACACTCTTTATAAGTACGTCTGGTGTTTTAGGTAGATATATACAATTAGCCCCAGAAGCCATTATTTTGTGTCGGGCTTTTTTAGCTGCAATTTTCATCTTTATTTTCTGTAAATTTAAGAAGGTTGACTTAAAAATAAAATCTAAAAAAGACACTATTTCTTTTATCTTTAGCGGCTTTTTAATGGGCGCACATTGGGTTACTTATTTCTACGCTTTAAAACTATCTAATGTAGCTTTAGGTATGCTGTCTTTATATACTTTTCCTGTAATAACAGCTTTTTTAGAACCTTTTTTTATTAAACAAAGAATAAACACAGTTCATATTTTTTTAGCAATTTTAGTCTTAATTGGTGTTTATATTTTAGTGCCAGAATTCTCTTTAGAAAACAATCAATTACAAGGTGTTTTGTTTGGTATTCTTTCTGCTTTCTTTTATGCTCTTCGTAATTTAATGGTAAAAGAACATGTAAAAAATTACAATGGCAGTATGCTAATGTTTTATCAAATGATTGTTATAAGTGTATTGCTTATTCCTGTTTTATTTTTTGCTGATTTTTCTAATGTGCAAAGTCAATTACCTTTATTAGTTTTAGTAGCTTTATTAACTACCGCAGTTGGCCATACAATGATGGTAAACTCTTTAAAACATTTTTCTGCTGCTACAGCAAGTATAATTAGTAGTGTGCAACCTATTTTTGGAATTATAATCGCATACTTTTTCGTACATGAAATTCCGCATTTTAATACTTTTATTGGTGGAAGTTTAATTTTATTGACGGTTGTTATTGAGAGCATTAGAAGTAAAAAGTAAATTTACCTTCTATAATATATTGAAACAACAAATTACTAACAAACAAGTATAGCCCTGATT from Polaribacter sp. ALD11 includes the following:
- a CDS encoding DMT family transporter, with product MENSHTKNLSVLLLATLFISTSGVLGRYIQLAPEAIILCRAFLAAIFIFIFCKFKKVDLKIKSKKDTISFIFSGFLMGAHWVTYFYALKLSNVALGMLSLYTFPVITAFLEPFFIKQRINTVHIFLAILVLIGVYILVPEFSLENNQLQGVLFGILSAFFYALRNLMVKEHVKNYNGSMLMFYQMIVISVLLIPVLFFADFSNVQSQLPLLVLVALLTTAVGHTMMVNSLKHFSAATASIISSVQPIFGIIIAYFFVHEIPHFNTFIGGSLILLTVVIESIRSKK
- the mfd gene encoding transcription-repair coupling factor, with the protein product MSKQNIVNQYQTSENVSQIITQLQQEQNHFQISNLVGSSLSFVVSETFKKADKPYLLIFNDKEEAAYYLNDLEQLLGEKNVLFYPGSYRRPYQIEETDNANVLLRSEVLNRINSRKKPAVIVTYPTALFEKVVTKKELEKNTLKVAVGESLSLDFVNEVLFEYKFRRVDFVTEPGDFSVRGGIIDVFSFSNDEPYRIEFFGDEIDSIRSFDVETQLSKEKLKKVSVMPNVENKTLQENRESFLKYISPKTVIFTKNRNLLVGNLDKFFEKAEEAFHDLSKEINHSKPSELFCDGAFIENQLQDFTLVDVGSQDQKDSKIIFNTIPQPSFNKQFNLLIDNLTEYHKGGFTNYIFCANEQQAQRFHDIFDDSEQEVHYETVVFPLYQGFVDVDNKLVCYTDHQIFERYHKFRLKNGYAKKQAITLQELNKLEIGDYVTHMDHGIGKFGGLQKIDVQGKKQEAIKLAYGERDILYVSIHSLHKISKFNGKDGKPPKIYKLGSGAWKKIKQKTKARVKHVAFNLIQLYAKRKLQKGFAFGPDTHIQHELEGSFMYEDTPDQFTSTQDVKNDMEKEQPMDRLVCGDVGFGKTEVAVRAAFKAVDNGKQVAILVPTTILAFQHYKTFTERLKDFPIKIDYLNRFRTAKQKTEAINGVNDGSVDIIIGTHQLTNQRIKFKDLGLLIIDEEQKFGVAVKDKLKTLKENVDTLTLTATPIPRTLQFSLMAARDLSVIKTPPPNRHPIESNVIRFGEETIRDAISYEISRGGQVFFIHNRIENIKEVAGLIQRLVPTAKVGIGHGQMEGKKLEGLMLSFMNNEFDVLVSTTIIESGLDVPNANTIFINNANNFGLSDLHQMRGRVGRSNKKAFCYFITPPYHMMTDDARKRIEALVLFSDLGSGINIAMKDLEIRGAGDLLGGEQSGFINDIGFDTYQKILQEAIEELKENEFKDLYPTDNTKPKEFVKEVTIDTDFEILFPDDYVNSVTERLSLYNKLSDLEGEKELQVFESEIIDRFGEIPNEVNDLLDSVRIKWLAKELGLEKIILKQKRMIGYFVENQQSDFYQTEAFSRMLKYVQNNGKSCVMKEKETKNGLRLLITFIRIDSVKTALNILQKI
- a CDS encoding thioredoxin family protein, with the translated sequence MTKLFILSLFVLLITNTAFSQNEKAVSWLSFQQLEDSLLIKPKKVFIDFYADWCSLCIKMQQDVFTDKKVIALLKKEFYAVKMDAETKDTITFGGQKFINERINKRNPIHQIPLLMARKKNKPFSLPAIVLMDKNFKPTARYFQYLNVEQLIKVLSQ
- a CDS encoding TonB-dependent receptor; its protein translation is MRKILFLAVIGISNFLSAQSQQVTISGIVKNNGNPIPFVSIYVKGGNQGTSTDYNGKYEITLSTGKITLIAQAQGFKSSRKELTLLKNSNKVVDFTLEEGNVVLDEIVVTGTRTEKRRTDSPVIVNLITSKTLEQVTATDLSEGLRFQPGLRVEVDCQTCNYSQIRMNGLQGGYSQVLINGRAIFSPLTGLYGLEQIPVNMIDRIEVIRGGVSALYGSSAIGGTVNVITKLPKKNGYSFSYGYQNIDGSDQNLISGNATVVNEERSAGVNFFINNRTREAYDANGDNYSELPALKDNTFGVNAFYLPTENSKLEASFSSLYEYRFGGEIVDKPAFLANQSEERTHNVKMGSLDYQINFERSSLIFYYGGQRTDRDHYTGIIPDDATEKQEFFAAPPYGISEVVTHQGGTQFNYGFDKFLGGKTVLTGGLEYMYDDVLDEIESYNYLIDQTTKTLGAFVQNDWDISEKVNFLTGFRIDKHNLVEHAIFSPRVSLLYKLKETTQFRLGWGTGFRAPQAFDTDLHIAFAGGGVSRISLADDLIEERSNSYTASVNYDKATEHFIAGFTVEGFYTHLDDAFYQFPLGKDQFGERFEKRNGSGATVKGITLETRANFDYVVELEAGFTVQSSLFDDSVENIEGLPLKREFLRTPNNYGYATLTYTPIKKLAISANLLYTGKMDIIHFAGGNTGQTVDEYDVTPNFTELSLRGSYTFEMEKLKTGFELFGGIKNVTDSYQNDFDTGKNRDSNYVYGPAAPRTYFVGVKISSL